Part of the Kamptonema formosum PCC 6407 genome, ATTAAAATATCTTCTGATTTGGGTAGTTCATCTAAATCTCCATCTGTACTGATCCTTATCCATACTGAACCCAGTGGGGAACGAATCATTTCATAGTCATCACTGATCCAGCCAAAACTTTCGATGCCTTCTGGTGTAATAATACCAACTTTTAATTCTAAATCCATCAATTCTCTAAGCGATCGGCATCGTCTTTGACCTAAGCGACTATTGCAACTATGATGTCCCCAAGCTACATTTGCTGGAACATGATCGATGCGGTCATATACTAAGGGTTCAAGATGAAAAAGATTAACAATAGTTGAGCGTGTTGCTCCTTCTACTTGATCTGCTGCATTATCGGAAACACTATCCTCATTAAAAGATACCATTTTATGTAATTCTTCGTAACTTAGCAAGCGGAGACATAAAGGACAACTACACAATCCATGTCGCATTACACCTTTATATTCATAACTTGTGTCACCAAGTAATCCGTTTTGTGCAAGAATGGCTTGTAAATGTTTGGTCTGTGTGGTGACATAAGGACTTCCAACTGTGTGAACTATGAGCCAAGCTAGTACACATTGAGATAAGTAATTAGTTGTTTGATCTGCATATTCAGGTGCAAATACTCCCTGATCTACTCCTTCTATGCGTTCAGTGAATTCTCCTATTCTTGGAATGCGCTGAACAAAATGACCAGTATCAGTAACGTTTTTAGTCCGCCGTGAATTAACTATTTTACCATCTTTTTCAAGACCGCGAAGACTCCAATTTGGTAAAGGTGGGAAAGTTTGCTTTCCAATATGTGTACGATAAAGTACAAAAGCATTTATCCCTACAATTATCCACGAATCAACACCATTGATAAACTTCTGTTTCGGATTATAAGCAGCATCAAAATACTGCTCTGGAAATAACCTGATTATATATCCATCTTGATAATTACGAAGATCGACACTAGACAGCTTTTCATAAGGTAATATTACCCGATTACTACGACCAACATGGTTTTGATAAGCACCTTTTTTACCCCCACGAGGTGTAGCATATCCTGCTTTTTCAAGTTTGTCCCTATCTTTTTTTACCATAAAATTCCAGGCTGAATTGGGATAGAGTTCATGTTTTTTACCTGAATGTCCTTTCAGAAGACGGCATCCATTGAGACAACAAAGTTCTGGCAAATTAGTGTATGTCATAAAATGCTCTCCGAGCAGCGATTAAAAACTTTTGAAATATCCAAATTTCCTGATAATAAATTCGGTAATATCGCATCACGAATATCTCGCAAGCGCCGATTTTGTTCTTGCATTTTAATCATACTTTCTGGGGTACTAGCTGACTGCTCAAGTGGCAATCCAAGGAGTGAAACATACTGCACAGCACTAATTACGCTCAAAATAGCATCCTGTTCTTCTAAAGGTGGAACTGCTATCTGAAACTCGAATAAATCTGATTTATATAGTTCTGGATAAGTTGATCCATTCGCCACCATATCTAAATAAACTCGATTTGTTCTAAACCAATAAGCTAAATAGAGCGGTCTGATTTTTGAGCCACATTGAAAATTAAGAAAGCCTTGATTAGTAGCCATTGGGATAGCATTAATTGCAACAGCACCTACAGGTGCTCTTTTTGTGAGCATTACTGTTCCGGTAGGTAGTAATTTTGCAGCACTATTATTTAAACCTAATTGAGTAATTGTTCTTTCAGTATTAGAGACATAGACACTATCTGTAAAACCCGTAATTTCTTTAGGAGTAAGCCAAGGAATTTCGCCATCCCAATAACTATCATTTTTGGTGCTAGGCGTACCACCACTATCAACATAAGTAATTAATTTTCCTTCAGGGTTAGGTTCAAGAGTTCCACACAACCAATAACTAGGGCATTTCAACAGAGGTTCAGCCATATAGTAACTCCTTTAAAACATTTAGTGCTGAATTTGAGGCTCGATCAATTTCCGCTATCCTATTTTCTACATCGGTAAATTCTGCACGTAGTTCTGTTATATCCCACTGTTTTGTCAGATTTTCATCAAAGCCAACATATCTGCCTGGAACTAAAGACATTTTATGATATCTTATCTCTTCAAGGGTAGCAGATTTACAAAAGCCAGGAATATCTTTATATTCATTTATTCGATCGCGGCTGCGCCATAAATTATAAGTGTTAGCAATCTTAGCAATCTCATCATCTGCGATCGTGCGGTGAGTTCGATCTGCCATCTGACCAAAATTTGCCGCATAAATAAAGAGGGATTCCCCTGCGCGATCGCGCCATTTATCATCTCTTTTATTTTTAGCAATAAACCACAAAGAAGCTGCTATTTGTGTTGTGTAAAAAAGCTGGCTTGGTAATGCTACAATACAATCTATCAAGTCATCCTCAATTATTTTACTGCGAATTTCTCCCTCTACTTGACCATGATTCAGCGAACCATTTGATAACACAAAACCAGCAATCCCTCGATCTGATAAATGGTAAATAATATGTTGTATCCAAGCAAAGTTAGCATTACTAGCCGGTGGAATCCCGTAATGCCACCGCTGGTCTTGATGAAGTCGATATCCCTCCCAGTCACTCATATTAAATGGTGGATTAGCTAGAATAAAATCTGCTTTTAAATCTGGATGCAGATCGCTATTTAGAGTGTCAGCATTACACTCACCAATATTAGCCTCAATCCCCCGGATTGCCAAATTCATCTTGCATAATCGCCAAGTGGTTTGGTTAGATTCTTGCCCATAAATTAAGATATCATTAGCCTTGCCTCCAGCCGCCAGTACAAACTTTTCTGACTGGACAAAAATCCCCCCAGAACCACAACAAGGATCGTAAATTTTACCCTGATATGGTTGCGTCATTTCGACTAATAGCTTGACGACTGACTGCGGAGTATAAAACTCACCTCCCTTACCTTCCCAGTTAGCAAATCGTCCTAAAAAATATTCGTAAACTCTGCCCAAAATATCTTTTGAACTACTATTTTTTTCACCTAGATCAATTGTGTTAATAATAGCTATTAATTCTGATAATCGGCGAGGATCTAAAGATGAGTAAGCTTTCGGTAATATACTACTCAGAGATGAATTTTCTTTCTCAATCACCATCATTGCTTCATCTATGAGATTCCCAATATTGAGGAGATTTGCTTGAGATTTTAAATTTGACCAGCGGACTGATTCAGGAATTTCAAAGCGGTTATCAGTCAAGCCACAATCTTGTTCTTCAGTAAATTTATCGTTACCATCTGGGAGTGAAAACTGACTTGATGAGTCTAAGCCCCAAATTTCTAACTGGTCGTAACGTTCTTCAAACTGATCGGAAATGGATTTGAGAAAAATTAAGCCTAAAACTATATGTTTATATTCAGCGGAATCCATTTGACCGCGCAACTTGTCAGCAGCAGCCCAAAGCTTTTCTTCAAACCCTAAATTAGCACCTTTGCCATTTTGCTTAATGGTGCTTTTTTTGCGAACTACCAAAATAACTCCTTTAAATCTTTTGTAGGGTAGTCAATACCCATCGCAGACGATAGCATAAAAGCGCGATCGCACCCCCAAGCAACAAAAGCCCCCCTTTTTAAGGGGGGTTCAGGTAACGAACGATCGCAACAGCAACATCAACGAAACATACTACTAACCGAACTATCCTCATGAATTCGCCAAATTGCTTCACCAAGCAAATTAGCAACCGTGAGTACAGTCAACTGTGGAAAGTGCTTATCCGCAGCCA contains:
- a CDS encoding restriction endonuclease, whose product is MTYTNLPELCCLNGCRLLKGHSGKKHELYPNSAWNFMVKKDRDKLEKAGYATPRGGKKGAYQNHVGRSNRVILPYEKLSSVDLRNYQDGYIIRLFPEQYFDAAYNPKQKFINGVDSWIIVGINAFVLYRTHIGKQTFPPLPNWSLRGLEKDGKIVNSRRTKNVTDTGHFVQRIPRIGEFTERIEGVDQGVFAPEYADQTTNYLSQCVLAWLIVHTVGSPYVTTQTKHLQAILAQNGLLGDTSYEYKGVMRHGLCSCPLCLRLLSYEELHKMVSFNEDSVSDNAADQVEGATRSTIVNLFHLEPLVYDRIDHVPANVAWGHHSCNSRLGQRRCRSLRELMDLELKVGIITPEGIESFGWISDDYEMIRSPLGSVWIRISTDGDLDELPKSEDILIEDPDLGTGTLLELEEQLAEKEQE
- a CDS encoding restriction endonuclease subunit S, whose translation is MAEPLLKCPSYWLCGTLEPNPEGKLITYVDSGGTPSTKNDSYWDGEIPWLTPKEITGFTDSVYVSNTERTITQLGLNNSAAKLLPTGTVMLTKRAPVGAVAINAIPMATNQGFLNFQCGSKIRPLYLAYWFRTNRVYLDMVANGSTYPELYKSDLFEFQIAVPPLEEQDAILSVISAVQYVSLLGLPLEQSASTPESMIKMQEQNRRLRDIRDAILPNLLSGNLDISKVFNRCSESIL
- a CDS encoding type I restriction-modification system subunit M; translated protein: MVVRKKSTIKQNGKGANLGFEEKLWAAADKLRGQMDSAEYKHIVLGLIFLKSISDQFEERYDQLEIWGLDSSSQFSLPDGNDKFTEEQDCGLTDNRFEIPESVRWSNLKSQANLLNIGNLIDEAMMVIEKENSSLSSILPKAYSSLDPRRLSELIAIINTIDLGEKNSSSKDILGRVYEYFLGRFANWEGKGGEFYTPQSVVKLLVEMTQPYQGKIYDPCCGSGGIFVQSEKFVLAAGGKANDILIYGQESNQTTWRLCKMNLAIRGIEANIGECNADTLNSDLHPDLKADFILANPPFNMSDWEGYRLHQDQRWHYGIPPASNANFAWIQHIIYHLSDRGIAGFVLSNGSLNHGQVEGEIRSKIIEDDLIDCIVALPSQLFYTTQIAASLWFIAKNKRDDKWRDRAGESLFIYAANFGQMADRTHRTIADDEIAKIANTYNLWRSRDRINEYKDIPGFCKSATLEEIRYHKMSLVPGRYVGFDENLTKQWDITELRAEFTDVENRIAEIDRASNSALNVLKELLYG